A single window of Nicotiana tomentosiformis chromosome 1, ASM39032v3, whole genome shotgun sequence DNA harbors:
- the LOC104098257 gene encoding serine hydroxymethyltransferase 7-like, translating into MDLSQSQSSSLSLGFIAHASPAGSAPNRAHIADDSITFQIDSRVKDQSHLVPPVPLQLMDKQTEENEKNGGESGDEEREVEEFRILGHSMCIKRRRDTDSTSSSSSSKSFRVTSSNEHMLGLESRKNAVRAWGNQGLQVADPDIFEIMEKEKQRQYKGIELIASENFVCKAVMEALGSHLTNKYSEGAPGARYYGGNQFIDEIETLCCKRALAAFGLDPENWGVNVQPYSCTSANFAVYTGLLLPGDRIMGLDTPSGGNTSHGYYLPNGRKVSGASIFFESLSYKVDPQTGHVDFDKLEERALDFRPKILICGGSSYPREWDYAKFRQIADKCGAVLLCDMAQISGLIAAKECASPFDYCDIVTSTTHKSLRGPRGGIIFYRKGSKPRKRGLLLNQGDGGDKYDFEERINFAVFPALQGGPHNNHIAALAIALKQVATPEYKTYMQQVKRNAQALAAALLRRNCRLVTGGTDNHMILWDLRNLGLTGKNFEKVCELCYITLNKVMVFDDNGSITPGGVRIGTPAMTSRGCIESDFETITDFLLKAAQITNSVQREHGKLAKAFLKGLENNKDVIELRTRVESFASLFAMPGFEV; encoded by the exons ATGGATTTGAGCCAATCGCAATCGAGTAGTCTCTCGCTAGGGTTTATTGCTCATGCGTCCCCGGCGGGAAGCGCACCTAATCGGGCTCATATCGCCGACGACTCGATCACTTTTCAGATCGATTCTAGGGTTAAGGACCAATCGCATCTGGTTCCGCCGGTTCCACTTCAACTGATGGACAAGCAAACGGAGGAGAACGAGAAGAATGGGGGAGAGAGTGGGGATGAAGAGAGGGAAGTTGAAGAATTTCGTATTCTAGGGCATTCTATGTGTATAAAGCGGAGGAGAGATACTGATAGCACGTCGTCTTCTTCGTCTTCGAAGAGCTTTAGGGTTACGAGTTCCAATGAGCATATGCTAGGGCTAGAATCGCGAAAAAATGCTGTTAGGGCTTGGGGTAATCAGGGTTTACAGGTAGCTGACCCGGATATATTTGAGATAATGGAGAAGGAGAAGCAGAGACAGTACAAAGGGATTGAACTGATTGCTTCTGAGAATTTTGTATGCAAGGCTGTGATGGAGGCATTAGGGAGCCATTTAACAAACAAGTATTCTGAAGGAGCACCAGGGGCAAGGTACTATGGTGGTAATCAGTTTATAGATGAGATTGAGACTCTATGTTGTAAGCGTGCATTAGCTGCTTTTGGACTTGACCCAGAGAATTGGGGTGTGAATGTGCAGCCATATTCATGTACTTCGGCAAACTTTGCGGTTTATACTGGTTTGCTACTGCCTGGTGATCGGATAATGGGATTGGATACACCGTCTGGTGGAAACACAAGTCATGGGTATTATCTTCCTAATGGAAGGAAAGTTTCAGGGGCTTCAATTTTCTTTGAGAGTCTGTCTTATAAGGTTGACCCCCAAACTGGGCATGTAGATTTTGATAAGCTTGAGGAAAGGGCTCTTGATTTCCGTCCTAAGATACTTATATGTGGGGGGAGTTCGTATCCCCGGGAATGGGATTATGCAAAGTTTAGACAGATTGCAGACAAATGTGGTGCAGTTTTGTTGTGTGATATGGCACAAATTAGCGGTCTCATTGCTGCAAAG GAATGTGCGAGTCCCTTTGATTATTGTGATATAGTTACTTCAACAACTCACAAAAGTCTTCGAGGTCCTAGGGGAGGTATTATCTTTTATAGGAAAGGATCAAAGCCAAGAAAGAGAGGCCTGCTCTTGAATCAAGGTGATGGTGGTGATAAGTATGATTTTGAGGAGAGGATAAACTTTGCTGTTTTTCCTGCATTGCAAGGAGGGCCGCACAACAACCATATTGCTGCCCTCGCCATAGCATTGAAGCAAGTGGCTACTCCTGAATACAAGACATATATGCAACAAGTTAAGAGAAATGCTCAGGCATTAGCAGCTGCTTTATTGAGAAGAAATTGCAGACTGGTTACTGGAGGGACTGACAATCACATGATACTGTGGGATCTGAGAAATCTTGGGTTAACAG GTAAGAATTTTGAAAAGGTTTGCGAGTTGTGTTACATCACTCTCAACAAAGTAATGGTCTTCGATGATAATGGAAGTATTACCCCTGGAGGTGTGAGGATAG GTACCCCTGCTATGACATCCCGAGGCTGTATAGAGAGTGATTTTGAGACGATAACAGATTTCCTCCTCAAGGCAGCGCAGATTACAAATTCAGTACAGAGAGAACATGGAAAGCTCGCAAAGGCTTTTCTGAAAGGCCTTGAGAACAACAAAGATGTTATCGAGTTACGAACACGTGTTGAAAGTTTTGCATCCCTGTTTGCAATGCCTGGATTTGAAGTATAA